The Pseudomonas allokribbensis genome has a window encoding:
- a CDS encoding SDR family oxidoreductase codes for MSMTFSGQVAVVTGAANGIGRATAQAFAAEGLKVVVADLDATGGEGTVALIRTSGGEATFVRCNVTVESDVKNLMDEVIKTYGRLDYAFNNAGIEIEKGKLAEGSMDEFDAIMGVNVKGVWLCMKYQLPLLLAQGGGAIVNTASVAGLGAAPKMSIYAASKHAVIGLTKSAAIEYAKKKIRVNAVCPAVIDTDMFRRAYEADPKKGEFANAMHPVGRIGKVEEIASAVLYLCSDGAAFTTGHSLAVDGGVTAF; via the coding sequence ATGAGCATGACGTTTTCCGGTCAGGTCGCCGTCGTCACGGGCGCCGCCAACGGTATTGGCCGCGCGACCGCCCAGGCGTTCGCCGCTGAAGGTCTGAAAGTGGTGGTGGCCGACCTGGATGCCACCGGGGGCGAGGGGACGGTGGCGCTGATTCGTACCTCTGGTGGTGAAGCGACTTTCGTGCGGTGCAACGTTACCGTCGAAAGTGATGTGAAAAATCTGATGGACGAGGTGATCAAGACCTACGGCCGACTCGACTATGCCTTCAACAACGCCGGGATCGAAATCGAGAAAGGCAAACTGGCCGAAGGTTCGATGGATGAGTTCGACGCAATCATGGGCGTCAACGTCAAAGGCGTCTGGCTGTGCATGAAGTACCAGTTGCCGTTGCTGCTGGCCCAGGGTGGCGGGGCGATCGTCAACACCGCGTCGGTGGCCGGGCTGGGTGCTGCGCCGAAGATGAGCATCTACGCCGCCTCCAAGCACGCGGTGATCGGCCTGACCAAGTCGGCCGCCATCGAATACGCCAAGAAGAAAATCCGCGTCAATGCCGTTTGCCCGGCGGTGATTGATACCGACATGTTCCGTCGCGCCTATGAGGCCGACCCGAAAAAAGGCGAATTCGCCAACGCCATGCATCCGGTGGGTCGCATCGGCAAGGTCGAGGAAATTGCCAGCGCCGTGCTGTACCTGTGCAGCGATGGTGCAGCGTTCACTACCGGCCATTCGCTGGCCGTGGACGGTGGCGTGACCGCGTTCTGA
- a CDS encoding NADP-dependent oxidoreductase encodes MTNQTNRQFLLAKRPVGAATRETFTYQQVPVGEPTAGQILVKNEYLSLDPAMRGWMNEGKSYIPPVGLGEVMRALGVGKVIASNNPGFAVGDYVNGAIGVQDYFLGEPRGFYKVDPKLAPLPVYLSALGMTGMTAYFALLDVGAPKAGDTVVLSGAAGAVGSIAGQIAKIKGCRVVGIAGGADKCKFLIDELGFDGAIDYKNEDVLAGLKRECPKGVDVYFDNVGGDILDAVLSRLNVKARVVICGAISQYNNKEAVKGPANYLSLLVNRARMEGFVVMDYAAQYASAAQEMAGWMAKGQLKSKEDIVDGLETFPETLGKLFSGENFGKLVLKV; translated from the coding sequence ATGACTAACCAGACCAATCGTCAGTTCCTGCTCGCCAAACGCCCGGTGGGCGCCGCCACCCGCGAAACCTTCACGTATCAGCAAGTACCGGTGGGTGAACCGACGGCGGGACAGATCCTGGTCAAGAACGAATACCTGTCCCTCGACCCGGCCATGCGCGGCTGGATGAACGAGGGCAAGTCCTACATCCCGCCGGTGGGTCTGGGTGAAGTCATGCGAGCGCTGGGTGTAGGCAAAGTCATCGCGTCGAACAACCCGGGGTTTGCGGTCGGCGACTACGTCAACGGTGCCATTGGCGTGCAGGATTATTTCCTTGGCGAGCCAAGAGGTTTCTACAAGGTCGATCCGAAACTGGCACCGCTGCCGGTTTACCTGTCTGCATTGGGCATGACCGGCATGACCGCCTACTTCGCCCTGCTCGATGTCGGCGCACCGAAGGCCGGCGACACCGTGGTGTTGTCCGGGGCAGCGGGTGCAGTCGGCAGCATTGCCGGGCAGATCGCCAAGATCAAAGGTTGCCGGGTGGTCGGCATCGCTGGCGGCGCCGACAAATGCAAGTTCCTGATCGACGAACTCGGCTTCGACGGCGCCATCGACTACAAGAACGAAGACGTGTTGGCCGGCCTTAAACGCGAATGCCCGAAAGGCGTGGACGTGTATTTCGACAACGTCGGCGGCGACATCCTCGACGCCGTGCTGAGCCGTCTGAACGTCAAGGCGCGCGTAGTGATCTGCGGTGCCATCAGCCAGTACAACAACAAGGAAGCAGTCAAAGGCCCGGCCAACTACCTGTCGCTGCTGGTCAACCGCGCGCGGATGGAAGGCTTCGTGGTGATGGATTACGCGGCGCAGTACGCCAGTGCCGCCCAGGAAATGGCCGGCTGGATGGCCAAGGGTCAGCTCAAGAGCAAGGAAGACATTGTCGATGGCCTGGAAACGTTCCCGGAGACTCTGGGCAAACTGTTCAGCGGCGAGAACTTCGGCAAGCTGGTGTTGAAGGTCTGA
- the pyrF gene encoding orotidine-5'-phosphate decarboxylase produces the protein MSACQTPIIVALDFPTRDAALKLADQLDPKLCRVKVGKELFTSCASEIVGTLRDKGFEVFLDLKFHDIPNTTAMAVKAAAEMGVWMVNVHCSGGLRMMAACREELDKRSGPQPLLIGVTVLTSMEREDLAGIGLDIEPQEQVLRLAALAEKAGMDGLVCSALEATALKTAHPSLQLVTPGIRPAGSAQDDQRRILTPRQALDAGSDYLVIGRPISQAADPAKALASVVAELA, from the coding sequence ATGTCCGCCTGCCAGACTCCTATCATCGTCGCCCTGGATTTCCCCACCCGTGACGCCGCACTGAAGCTGGCCGACCAGTTGGACCCGAAACTGTGCCGGGTCAAAGTGGGCAAGGAGCTGTTCACCAGCTGTGCCTCGGAAATCGTCGGCACCCTGCGTGACAAGGGTTTTGAAGTATTCCTCGACCTGAAATTCCACGACATTCCCAACACCACGGCGATGGCGGTCAAGGCCGCAGCCGAGATGGGCGTGTGGATGGTCAACGTTCACTGCTCCGGTGGCCTGCGCATGATGGCGGCCTGCCGTGAAGAGCTGGACAAGCGCAGCGGCCCGCAACCGCTGCTGATCGGCGTGACCGTGCTGACCAGCATGGAGCGCGAGGATCTGGCGGGTATCGGTCTGGACATCGAGCCGCAGGAGCAGGTGCTGCGCCTGGCTGCATTGGCCGAGAAGGCCGGGATGGACGGTCTGGTGTGCTCGGCGCTGGAAGCCACGGCGTTGAAAACCGCTCACCCGTCGCTGCAACTGGTGACCCCGGGGATTCGTCCGGCCGGCAGCGCCCAGGACGACCAGCGTCGCATCCTGACCCCGCGTCAGGCGCTGGATGCCGGTTCCGACTATCTGGTGATCGGCCGTCCGATCAGCCAGGCGGCGGATCCGGCCAAGGCACTGGCCTCGGTGGTCGCCGAACTGGCCTGA
- a CDS encoding response regulator has protein sequence MNSLMHNSQVSVNEEQKDDKRWSIRALIVDDDVPIRELMIDYLARFNIHASGVTDGAAMRQAMQAEHFDVVVLDLMLPGEDGLSLCRWLRAESDIPILMLTARCEPTDRIIGLELGADDYMAKPFEPRELVARIQTILRRVRDDRTEQRANIRFDNWRLNSVLRQLIADDGLVVPLSNAEFRLLWVFIERPRRVLSREQLLDAARGRSIEAFDRSIDLLVSRLRQKLGDDPKAPQLIKTVRGEGYLFDARDIG, from the coding sequence ATGAACAGCCTCATGCACAACTCCCAAGTCTCCGTGAATGAAGAGCAGAAAGACGACAAGCGCTGGAGCATCCGGGCCTTGATCGTCGACGATGATGTGCCGATCCGCGAACTGATGATCGACTACCTGGCCCGTTTCAACATTCACGCCAGCGGCGTCACCGACGGCGCGGCCATGCGCCAGGCGATGCAGGCCGAACATTTCGACGTGGTGGTGCTCGACCTGATGCTGCCCGGCGAAGACGGCCTGTCGCTGTGCCGCTGGCTGCGCGCCGAATCGGATATCCCGATCCTGATGCTCACCGCCCGTTGCGAACCCACCGACCGCATCATCGGCCTGGAGCTGGGTGCCGATGACTACATGGCCAAGCCGTTCGAACCTCGGGAACTGGTGGCGCGGATCCAGACGATTCTTCGCCGGGTGCGCGACGACCGCACCGAACAGCGTGCGAACATTCGCTTCGACAACTGGCGCCTGAACAGCGTCCTGCGCCAGTTGATCGCCGACGATGGCCTGGTCGTGCCGCTGTCCAACGCCGAATTCCGCCTGCTCTGGGTGTTCATCGAACGCCCGCGTCGGGTGCTCAGCCGCGAACAGTTGCTGGACGCCGCCCGTGGCCGCTCGATCGAAGCCTTCGACCGCAGCATCGACCTGCTGGTCTCGCGCCTGCGGCAAAAACTCGGCGACGACCCGAAAGCCCCACAGTTGATCAAAACCGTACGCGGTGAGGGTTACCTGTTCGACGCACGGGACATCGGCTGA
- a CDS encoding sensor histidine kinase — protein sequence MRARFDTLFGRLFGVLFVAIVLAHLLAFAWFHHYGPPPPPPPPEFSEGVDGQRPPLDPRFPRRPPRPWFGGPLVPLTFQFLSLMIAAWYGAKLLSRPIQRLSDAAERLSENLDSPPLDESGPREARQAAHTFNLMQQRIREQVQQRARMLGAVSHDLRTPLSRLKLRLEKIDDDKLQGQMRQDLNDMIGMLDATLTYLHEQRTSEALQLMDVQALVESLCENAQDQGADVQVSGHCAPLQVQPMALRSCINNLMDNALRYAGQAHIELQDQREQLLIRVIDHGPGIAADKREAVFEPFFRLEGSRNRNSGGVGLGMTIAREAAQRQGGQLNLEETPGGGLTAVIRLPRH from the coding sequence ATGCGGGCGCGCTTCGACACGCTGTTCGGCCGCCTGTTTGGCGTGCTGTTCGTGGCGATCGTCCTGGCGCACCTGTTGGCCTTCGCCTGGTTCCATCATTACGGCCCGCCACCACCGCCTCCACCACCGGAGTTCTCCGAAGGGGTCGACGGCCAACGGCCGCCGCTGGACCCGCGCTTCCCACGGCGCCCCCCACGCCCGTGGTTTGGTGGGCCATTGGTGCCGCTGACCTTTCAGTTCCTCTCATTGATGATCGCTGCGTGGTACGGCGCCAAGCTGCTGAGCCGCCCGATCCAGCGCCTGAGCGACGCTGCCGAACGCCTTAGTGAAAACCTCGACAGCCCGCCGCTGGACGAATCCGGCCCGCGCGAAGCACGCCAGGCGGCGCACACTTTCAACCTGATGCAGCAGCGGATTCGTGAACAGGTACAACAGCGTGCCCGCATGCTTGGCGCCGTCTCCCACGACCTGCGCACACCGCTGTCGCGGCTGAAACTGCGCCTGGAAAAGATCGACGACGACAAACTTCAGGGCCAGATGCGTCAGGACCTCAACGACATGATCGGCATGCTCGACGCCACCCTCACCTACCTGCACGAACAACGCACCAGCGAAGCGCTGCAATTGATGGACGTGCAGGCGCTGGTCGAATCCCTGTGCGAAAACGCCCAGGACCAGGGCGCCGACGTACAGGTCAGCGGCCACTGCGCGCCCTTGCAGGTGCAGCCGATGGCGTTGCGTTCCTGCATCAACAACCTGATGGACAACGCCTTGCGCTACGCCGGGCAAGCGCACATCGAACTGCAGGATCAGCGCGAGCAACTGCTGATCCGCGTCATCGACCACGGCCCGGGCATCGCTGCGGACAAGCGTGAAGCGGTGTTCGAACCGTTCTTCCGCCTGGAAGGCTCGCGCAACCGCAACTCCGGCGGCGTCGGCCTAGGCATGACCATCGCCCGGGAAGCCGCGCAACGCCAGGGCGGACAACTCAACCTCGAAGAAACCCCCGGCGGCGGCCTCACCGCCGTGATTCGCCTGCCCCGCCACTGA
- the xopAW gene encoding EF-hand domain-containing protein: MIGSVSNYTSYTSTSSTTTQNARSQQLQKELFAKLDSNGDGAVDQDELNSALSQKSNDGLLVNLSKQFGDLDSDSSGSLSADEMAAMAPPPPPDHDQAPNTDLADALIKALDTDGDGAISGDELSSGLTSAGSTADSSKIFSALDKNKDGVVSQDELTASLTPPPPPPPRVSSDELFSQLDADGDGNVTATELSSALQASDSTSSNSSDTSAALLKVLDSDSSGGVSSDELKAALQAGRQRPSDEQTASTTQTTTEALNRMIANLSKQYSLDSAASVGKYLNVAT, translated from the coding sequence ATGATCGGTAGCGTGAGCAACTACACGAGCTACACCAGCACCAGCAGCACCACCACGCAAAACGCCCGCAGCCAGCAACTGCAAAAAGAACTGTTCGCCAAACTCGACAGCAACGGCGACGGCGCGGTGGATCAGGACGAACTGAACAGCGCCCTGTCGCAAAAATCCAACGACGGTTTGCTGGTCAACCTGAGCAAACAATTCGGCGACCTGGACAGCGACAGCAGCGGCAGCCTCAGCGCCGACGAAATGGCCGCCATGGCCCCACCCCCACCACCCGACCACGACCAGGCCCCCAACACCGACCTGGCCGACGCCCTGATCAAAGCCCTGGACACCGATGGTGACGGCGCCATCAGCGGCGACGAACTGAGCAGCGGCCTGACCAGCGCCGGCAGCACCGCCGACAGCAGCAAAATCTTCTCCGCTCTGGACAAGAACAAGGACGGCGTCGTCAGCCAGGACGAACTCACCGCCAGCCTCACCCCACCACCACCGCCGCCACCCCGGGTTTCCAGTGACGAACTGTTCAGCCAGCTTGATGCGGACGGCGACGGCAATGTGACGGCGACCGAACTGAGCAGTGCGTTGCAGGCCAGTGACAGCACCTCGTCGAACAGCAGCGACACCAGCGCGGCGTTGCTCAAGGTGCTGGATAGCGACAGCAGTGGTGGCGTGAGCAGTGATGAGTTGAAGGCGGCGTTACAGGCGGGGCGCCAGCGTCCGAGCGATGAACAGACTGCCAGTACTACTCAAACCACGACTGAAGCGTTGAACCGGATGATTGCCAATCTGAGCAAGCAGTATTCGCTCGATAGTGCGGCGTCGGTGGGCAAGTATTTGAATGTGGCGACGTGA
- a CDS encoding AI-2E family transporter has protein sequence MPNNDRLLVQILLLVLFGASFWVMAPFWSALFWGAVLAFASWPLMRLLTRWLGGRESLAASILTLGWMVLVAAPLVWLGFNLADHVRDATVFIKDVQVDGLPEAPAWLGTIPLVGERLVGFWNSVDQQGAALMVSIKPYLGQVGNWLLARSAQIGGGILELTLSIVFVFFFYRDGPRLAAFVHSLLERLIGDRAGYYIELVAGTVQRVVNGVIGTAAAQAILALIGFLIAGVPGALVLGIVTFLLSLIPMGPPLVWIPATAWLAWKGEYGMAVFLGIWGTFIISGVDNVLKPYLISRGGNLPLVIVLLGVFGGLIAFGFIGLFIGPTLLAVAYSLLTDWSKSQGRVEDRR, from the coding sequence ATGCCCAATAATGATCGTCTGCTGGTGCAGATCCTGTTGCTGGTGTTGTTCGGCGCCAGTTTCTGGGTGATGGCGCCGTTCTGGTCGGCGCTGTTCTGGGGCGCGGTGCTGGCGTTCGCCAGTTGGCCGCTGATGCGCCTGCTGACCCGTTGGCTCGGCGGCCGCGAATCTCTGGCGGCAAGTATCCTGACCCTGGGCTGGATGGTGCTGGTGGCGGCACCGCTGGTATGGCTGGGGTTCAACCTGGCCGATCACGTGCGCGATGCCACGGTGTTCATCAAGGATGTGCAGGTCGATGGTCTGCCGGAAGCGCCGGCCTGGCTTGGCACGATTCCGCTGGTAGGGGAGCGGCTGGTCGGATTCTGGAACAGTGTCGATCAGCAGGGCGCGGCGCTGATGGTGTCGATCAAGCCTTATCTGGGACAGGTCGGCAACTGGCTGCTGGCGCGCAGTGCGCAGATCGGCGGCGGGATTCTCGAGCTGACCCTGAGCATTGTCTTCGTGTTCTTTTTCTACCGTGACGGGCCACGGCTGGCGGCGTTCGTGCACAGTCTGCTGGAGCGGTTGATCGGTGATCGCGCCGGGTACTACATCGAGCTGGTGGCCGGCACCGTGCAGCGGGTGGTGAACGGGGTGATCGGTACGGCGGCGGCGCAGGCCATTCTGGCGCTGATCGGCTTCCTGATTGCCGGGGTGCCGGGGGCGCTTGTGCTGGGGATCGTGACGTTCCTGCTCAGTCTGATTCCGATGGGGCCGCCGCTGGTGTGGATTCCGGCCACGGCGTGGCTGGCCTGGAAGGGTGAGTACGGGATGGCGGTGTTTCTCGGGATCTGGGGGACGTTCATCATCAGTGGCGTGGACAACGTGCTCAAGCCGTACCTGATCAGCCGTGGCGGGAATCTGCCGCTGGTGATTGTGTTGCTCGGGGTGTTTGGCGGGTTGATTGCGTTTGGGTTTATCGGGTTGTTTATCGGGCCTACGCTTTTGGCGGTTGCTTATAGTTTGTTGACGGATTGGAGCAAGAGTCAGGGGCGGGTTGAGGATCGGCGTTGA
- a CDS encoding DUF4892 domain-containing protein, with the protein MRSFSLLALCCFSPVLLAADLPGSQDLPIVPRLADAQIVDYRPPVELERIYPMGSIRKISGQLRFDGQVGARGQTTSVTYELPPEHSANEAFTVAREALQKQDAELLFWCQARDCGESSLWANEVFGNAKLYGADEQQAYLLLRLAAPRDNTLVALYSITRGNRKAYLHVEQFEAATPLGELLPTSATLLRQLKDTGELKLPKLTGDPDDTWLRLLSRGLNLDTTLRVTVSGSKAEAWRQALIVQGVRAARMETANVEGTGLRIDLLR; encoded by the coding sequence ATGCGATCTTTCAGTCTGCTGGCGCTGTGCTGTTTCAGTCCCGTGTTGCTCGCTGCCGACCTGCCGGGCAGTCAGGATCTGCCGATCGTGCCGCGTCTGGCCGATGCGCAGATCGTCGACTATCGCCCTCCCGTGGAACTGGAGCGGATTTACCCGATGGGCTCGATCCGCAAGATCAGCGGCCAGTTGCGTTTCGACGGCCAGGTCGGCGCCCGCGGGCAAACCACCTCGGTCACCTACGAGTTACCGCCCGAACATTCCGCCAATGAAGCGTTCACCGTCGCCCGTGAGGCCCTGCAAAAACAGGACGCCGAGCTGTTGTTCTGGTGTCAGGCCAGGGATTGCGGCGAAAGCAGCCTGTGGGCCAATGAAGTGTTCGGCAACGCCAAGCTGTACGGCGCCGACGAGCAGCAGGCCTATCTGCTGCTGAGGCTGGCGGCGCCTCGTGACAACACGCTGGTGGCGCTCTACAGCATCACTCGCGGCAATCGCAAAGCCTATCTGCATGTCGAGCAGTTCGAGGCCGCCACGCCGTTGGGGGAGCTGCTGCCGACGTCCGCGACCCTGTTGCGCCAGTTGAAAGACACCGGCGAGCTGAAGTTGCCGAAACTGACCGGCGATCCCGACGACACCTGGCTGCGTCTGCTGTCCCGTGGCCTGAACCTCGACACCACGTTGCGGGTCACGGTCTCCGGGTCCAAGGCCGAGGCCTGGCGTCAGGCGTTGATCGTCCAGGGTGTGCGTGCGGCACGCATGGAGACCGCTAATGTCGAAGGTACCGGCCTGCGCATCGATCTGTTGCGATAA
- a CDS encoding alpha/beta hydrolase — MSPAVEEVRLSLPHIELAAHIFGPEDGLPVIALHGWLDNANSFARLAPKLKGLRIVALDMAGHGHSAHRPVGAGYALWDYAHDVLQVAEQLGWQRFGLLGHSLGAIVSLVLAGSLPERITHLALIDGVIPPTDKGENAAERMGMALQAQLDLREKRKPVYNTLDRAIEARMKGLVAVSREAAELLAQRGLMPVPGGYTWRSDNRLTLPSPLRLTQEQAMAFIQRIACPTQLVVAADGMLAKHPELLERLPFNREQLPGGHHLHLNDESGAVLVADCFNRFFAIP; from the coding sequence ATGAGCCCGGCGGTCGAAGAAGTGCGCCTGAGCCTGCCGCATATCGAGCTGGCGGCACACATTTTCGGCCCGGAAGACGGGTTGCCGGTGATTGCCCTGCATGGCTGGCTGGATAACGCCAACAGCTTCGCTCGCCTGGCGCCGAAGCTCAAAGGCTTGCGCATTGTTGCGCTGGACATGGCCGGCCACGGTCACTCGGCGCATCGTCCGGTCGGCGCAGGTTACGCGCTGTGGGACTACGCCCATGACGTGCTGCAAGTCGCCGAACAACTGGGCTGGCAGCGCTTCGGCCTGCTCGGGCATTCGCTGGGGGCGATTGTTTCGCTGGTGCTGGCAGGCTCGTTGCCGGAGCGCATCACCCACCTGGCGTTGATCGACGGGGTGATTCCTCCGACGGACAAAGGTGAAAACGCTGCCGAACGCATGGGCATGGCCCTGCAGGCGCAGCTCGATCTTCGGGAAAAACGCAAACCGGTCTACAACACCCTTGACCGGGCCATCGAAGCGCGCATGAAAGGTCTGGTGGCGGTCAGTCGTGAAGCCGCCGAACTGCTGGCGCAACGAGGCCTGATGCCAGTGCCCGGCGGTTACACCTGGCGCAGCGACAATCGTCTGACCCTGCCATCGCCATTGCGTCTGACTCAGGAACAGGCGATGGCTTTCATCCAGCGCATCGCCTGTCCTACGCAATTGGTGGTGGCGGCCGACGGCATGCTGGCCAAACATCCCGAGCTGCTGGAGCGTCTACCCTTTAACCGGGAACAGCTGCCAGGCGGGCACCATCTGCACCTGAATGACGAGTCGGGTGCGGTTCTTGTCGCAGACTGTTTCAATCGGTTCTTCGCCATTCCTTGA
- a CDS encoding alpha/beta fold hydrolase — MSQPIFFAHANGFPSGTYGKLFSALAPEFRVTHLEQHAHDPRFPAGDNWYHLVDELIHHLQQQDEPVWGVGHSFGGMLHLHAALRCPELYRGVVMLDSPVLTRTDRWVIRAAKRFGFIDKLTPAGRTLGRREEFADLDSARSYFAGKTLFRGFDPECFDAYLQHGLHKVGDKLRLRFDPATEISIYRGVPHTSPGRTRQLQVPLAVVRGHKSRVVMNHHTRFVGRLPQGESLTVPGGHMFPLERPQDTAQLLKNLFSRWENRQHKDCA, encoded by the coding sequence ATGTCGCAACCGATCTTCTTCGCCCACGCTAACGGTTTCCCTTCCGGTACCTACGGCAAGCTGTTCTCGGCGCTGGCGCCCGAGTTCCGGGTGACGCATCTGGAGCAGCATGCCCACGACCCGCGTTTTCCGGCGGGTGACAACTGGTACCACCTGGTTGACGAACTGATTCACCACCTGCAACAGCAGGACGAGCCGGTGTGGGGCGTTGGCCACTCCTTCGGCGGAATGCTGCACCTGCACGCCGCGCTGCGTTGCCCTGAACTGTATCGCGGGGTGGTGATGCTCGATTCGCCGGTGCTGACCCGCACCGACCGCTGGGTGATCCGTGCTGCCAAGCGTTTTGGCTTCATCGACAAGCTCACCCCGGCCGGTCGCACGTTGGGGCGGCGTGAGGAGTTCGCCGACCTCGACAGCGCCCGTAGCTATTTTGCCGGCAAGACCCTGTTCCGTGGCTTCGATCCCGAGTGCTTCGATGCCTATCTGCAACACGGTTTGCATAAGGTCGGTGACAAGTTGCGCCTGCGCTTCGATCCGGCCACCGAGATCAGTATTTATCGCGGTGTGCCGCACACCAGTCCCGGACGAACCCGACAGCTTCAGGTGCCACTGGCGGTGGTGCGCGGGCACAAGAGTCGCGTGGTGATGAACCATCACACCCGGTTCGTCGGGCGTCTGCCTCAGGGCGAGTCACTGACTGTGCCCGGCGGTCACATGTTTCCCCTTGAGCGGCCGCAGGACACCGCGCAGTTGCTGAAAAACCTGTTCAGTCGCTGGGAAAACCGCCAGCACAAGGATTGCGCATGA
- a CDS encoding hotdog fold thioesterase, which produces MTLWRTTPNIEQLNAIQKNTIGEVLDIRFESFDEESLTASMVIDHRTHQPYGLLHGGASVVLAETVGSMASYLCIDASKFYCVGLEINANHLRGLRSGRVTAVAKPIHIGRTTHVWDIRLTSDEGKASCVSRLTMAVVPLGEQPPAR; this is translated from the coding sequence ATGACCTTGTGGCGCACCACTCCCAACATCGAGCAGTTGAACGCAATCCAGAAAAACACCATCGGCGAAGTGCTGGACATCCGTTTCGAGTCCTTCGACGAAGAGTCCCTGACCGCCAGCATGGTGATCGACCATCGCACCCACCAGCCTTATGGCCTGTTGCACGGCGGTGCGTCGGTGGTGCTGGCCGAAACCGTCGGCTCGATGGCCAGTTACCTGTGCATCGATGCCAGCAAGTTCTATTGCGTGGGTCTGGAGATCAACGCCAACCATCTGCGTGGATTGCGCAGCGGACGGGTAACGGCGGTGGCCAAGCCGATTCACATCGGCCGCACGACCCACGTCTGGGACATCCGCCTGACCAGCGATGAAGGCAAGGCCAGTTGCGTGTCGCGGCTGACCATGGCAGTGGTGCCGCTGGGTGAGCAGCCGCCGGCGCGCTGA